A single genomic interval of Vicia villosa cultivar HV-30 ecotype Madison, WI unplaced genomic scaffold, Vvil1.0 ctg.000010F_1_1, whole genome shotgun sequence harbors:
- the LOC131621724 gene encoding ATP-dependent zinc metalloprotease FTSH 3, mitochondrial-like — MIFSRIGRSLSRSSRVKNLLHGDSRLGAASGVSRTNVYSDGVEGGLGFFRGYVSSSVARNHGFVSNSSDFKSVAGNPRLVRLFSSEAPKKKNYENFYPKEQKEVPKGNDKKNESKEESKSNSEDQGGFQEAFMKQFQSFLTPLLVMGLFLSSFSFGPREQQQISFQEFKNKLLEPGLVDHIVVSNKSVAKVYVRNSPRDQTDSEVLQGNLPAKGSSGQYKYYFNIGSVESFEEKLEEVQETLGVDPHDYVPVTYSSELVWYQELMRFAPTLLLLGTLLYMGRRMQGGFGVGGGGGGKGARGIFNIGKAHVTKVDKNAKNKVYFKDVAGCDEAKQEIMEFVHFLKNPKKYEELGAKIPKGALLVGPPGTGKTLLAKATAGESGVPFLSISGSDFMEMFVGVGPSRVRNLFQEARQCAPSIIFIDEIDAIGRKRGRGGFSGSNDERESTLNQLLVEMDGFGTTAGVVVLAGTNRPDILDNALLRPGRFDRQITIDVPDIKGRDQIFQIYLKTIKLDHEPSYYSQRLAALTPGFAGADIANVCNEAALIAARTDEAQVTMDHFEAAIDRIIGGLEKKNKVISKLERRTVAYHEAGHAVTGWFLEHTDPLLKVTIVPRGTAALGFAQYVPNENLLKTKEQLFDMTCMTLGGRAAEKVLIGTISTGAQNDLEKVTKMTYAQVAVYGFSEKVGLLSFPQREDSMEMTKPYSSKTGAIIDTEVREWVNKAYERTIQLIEEHKVKVAEIAELLLEKEVLHQEDLLRILGERPFKSAEPTHYDTFKLGFQDEEKVVETTVDEAKDGGGSSPLEPEVVPT; from the exons atgATTTTTTCAAGAATTGGACGCTCTCTGTCGCGTTCTTCTCGCGTTAAA AATTTGTTGCACGGTGATTCGAGATTGGGAGCGGCTTCTGGAGTTTCGCGAACGAATGTCTATTCTGACGGTGTTGAAGGGGGATTAGGGTTTTTCAGGGGTTATGTATCTTCTTCAGTAGCTCGTAATCATGGTTTCGTTTCTAATTCGTCTGATTTTAAATCTGTTGCCGGAAACCCTAGGCTTGTTCGCTTGTTTTCCAGTGAAGCCCCAAAGAAGAAGA ATTATGAAAACTTTTATCCTAAGGAACAGAAGGAAGTACCTAAGGGGAATGACAAAAAAAATGAGTCTAAAG AGGAGTCCAAGTCAAACTCAGAGGATCAAGGAGGTTTTCAAGAAGCCTTCATGAAGCAATTTCAAAGTTTTCTCACCCCTTTGTTGGTGATGGGGCTATttctttcatccttttcttttggTCCTCGTGAGCAGCAGCAG ATTAGCTTTCAGGAGTTTAAAAATAAGCTTTTGGAACCAGGATTAGTAGACCATATTGTTGTCTCCAACAAATCAGTTGCCAAAGTATATGTAAGGAACTCTCCCCGTGATCAAACTGACAGCGAAGTACTCCAAGGAAACCTTCCTGCAAAGGGCTCTAGTGgccaatataaatattatttcaatATTGGAAGTGTTGAGTCTTTTGAGGAGAAGTTAGAGGAAGTGCAAGAAACACTAGGGGTTGACCCTCACGATTATGTACCTGTTACGTATTCTTCTGAACTGGTTTGGTACCAGGAGTTAATGAGATTTGCTCCAACACTGTTACTTTTGGGAACTCTCTTGTATATGGGAAGGAGAATGCAAGGAGGATTTGGTGTTGGTGGCGGCGGTGGTGGTAAGGGTGCTCGTGGAATATTTAACATCGGAAAAGCACATGTTACTAAAGTAGACAAAAATGCCAAAAACAAG GTCTATTTTAAAGATGTTGCTGGCTGTGATGAGGCAAAACAAGAAATTATGGAGTTTGTGCACTTCCTCAAGAATCCTAAGAAGTACGAAGAGCTTGGTGCCAAAATTCCAAAAGGTGCTCTTCTGGTTGGTCCCCCAGGCACAGGAAAAACCCTTTTAGCAAAAGCAACTGCAGGGGAGTCTGGTGTGCCATTTCTTTCTATATCTGGTTCCGATTTCATGGAAATGTTTGTCGGTGTTGGACCGTCAAGGGTGAGAAACTTGTTTCAGGAAGCAAGGCAGTGTGCTCCCAGTATAATATTTATTGATGAGATTGATGCAATTGGTCGGAAAAGGGGCCGTGGAGGTTTCTCTGGTTCAAATGATGAGCGTGAAAGTACTTTAAATCAATTGTTGGTGGAGATGGATGGTTTTGGAACCACTGCTGGAGTTGTTGTGCTAGCAGGTACAAATAGACCTGATATATTAGACAATGCCCTACTTAGACCTGGGCGTTTTGATCGCCAGATAACAATTGATGTACCCGACATTAAAGGCCGTGACCAGATTTTTCAGATTTActtgaaaacgatcaaacttgACCACGAGCCCTCATATTATTCTCAAAGGCTTGCAGCCCTTACTCCAGGTTTTGCCGGAGCAGACATTGCTAATGTTTGCAATGAAGCTGCGCTGATTGCTGCAAGAACTGATGAAGCACAAGTCACAATGGATCATTTTGAGGCAGCCATTGATAGGATCATTGGTGGTTTGGAGAAGAAGAACAAG GTAATAAGTAAGCTGGAAAGGCGTACTGTTGCTTACCATGAAGCAGGTCACGCTGTTACAGGTTGGTTCTTGGAACATACTGATCCATTGTTGAAAGTAACTATTGTTCCTCGCGGAACAGCAGCTCTTGGGTTTGCGCAGTATGTTCCTAATGAGAATCTTCTCAAGACAAAGGAGCAGCTTTTCGATATGACTTGTATGACCCTTGGTGGGCGGGCTGCCGAGAAG GTTCTCATTGGGACAATCTCTACAGGAGCCCAAAATGACTTGGAGAAAGTGACCAAGATGACTTACGCCCAAGTAGCCGTCTATGGTTTCAGCGAAAAAGTAGGTCTCCTCTCTTTCCCTCAAAGAGAGGACTCGATGGAGATGACCAAACCATACAGCAGCAAAACTGGTGCAATAATTGATACTGAAGTCCGAGAATGGGTGAACAAAGCATATGAACGTACCATACAACTTATAGAGGAACACAAGGTGAAAGTAGCCGAAATTGCAGAGTTGTTGCTTGAGAAAGAAGTACTTCACCAAGAGGACTTGCTTCGAATCTTGGGCGAGCGACCCTTCAAAAGTGCTGAGCCCACTCATTATGATACATTTAAGCTAGGGTTTCAAGATGAGGAGAAAGTTGTTGAAACCACGGTAGACGAAGCCAAGGATGGTGGTGGGTCTTCACCCCTAGAGCCGGAGGTTGTTCCCACATAG
- the LOC131621612 gene encoding uncharacterized protein C24B11.05-like produces the protein MENGLKFQEVSNPKYDCLLFDIDDTLYPFSSGISAHTAKNIEVYMLEKLGMDAAKVPELCSSLYKTYGTTMAGLRAIGYDFDYDDFHRCVHGRLPYNLLKPDPVLKGILQSLPFRKVCFTNADAGHAKRVLKRLGLEDCFERIISFDTLNPSDGISPPNYKNSDEIFDFCEYTRRPDSDMVLPKTPIICKPFENAYEKAFELANIDPQRTLFFDDSLRNLMTAKRLGLHTVAVGTSVRSTGVDHALESIHNIREAFPELWEGDEKIDIVNYQVAIETTVKA, from the exons ATGGAGAACGGgcttaagtttcaggaagtttcaaACCCAAAATACGACTGTCTATTGTTTG ATATTGATGACACACTTTACCCTTTTAGTTCAGGAATCTCGGCGCATACAGCCAAAAATATTGAAG TGTATATGCTTGAAAAGCTTGGAATGGATGCTGCTAAAGTTCCCGAGTTGTGCTCTTCATTATACAAGACTTATGGGACAACAATGGCTGGTCTTAGG gCAATTGGCTATGACTTTGACTACGATGACTTTCATCG TTGTGTGCATGGGAGATTGCCGTATAATCTACTGAAACCGGACCCTGTTCTCAAGGGGATTTTGCAAAGCTTGCCTTTTAGGAAAGTG TGTTTTACCAATGCAGATGCGGGACATGCGAAAAGAGTGCTTAAAAGACTTGGGCTAGAGGATTGTTTTGAAAGAATTATAAGCTTTGATACTCTGAATCCCTCTGATGGCATCAGCCCTCCAAATTACAAAAATAGCGATGAAATTTTTGATTTCTGTGAGTACACACGCCGGCCTGATTCTGATATGGTGCTTCCAAAGACACCAATTATCTGCAAACCGTTTGAAAATGCATATGAAAAGGCTTTTGAATTGGCTAACATTGACCCTCAAAGAACA TTGTTCTTCGATGACAGTCTCCGCAATTTAATGACAGCCAAACGTTTGGGCCTCCATACGGTTGCG GTGGGTACATCGGTGCGTAGTACAGGAGTGGATCATGCATTAGAGAGTATTCATAATATCAGAGAAGCATTTCCAGAGTTATGGGAAGGCGATGAGAAGATTGATATTGTTAACTACCAGGTTGCAATTGAAACAACAGTAAAAGCATAG